A window of Mucilaginibacter paludis DSM 18603 contains these coding sequences:
- a CDS encoding M1 family aminopeptidase yields the protein MKIHPASLWAVVTLLLFTDTVNAQRRQKGPNSNDTVSSVYQPSDIFSPLFYAERGNEYHSANGAPGSKYWQNRVDYQIKANLDTVKKVIRASETINYTNNSPDQLRFLWIQLDQNTYRADARSNFPTGAAAAQHTNGYEFESVEIIQNGKAEKVPYVLTDTRMQVRLPKSILPNGGKISVLINYHYVIPGAFGGRTDYADTKNGKIYEIAQWFPRMCVYDDTSGWDTLPFLGSGEFYLEYGDIDYQVTVPWDMIVAGSGELLNPQEVLTPKQISRLQAARNSDKTIMIINPDEVAKPTSRPVNRGTLTWHFKMSNTRDVAFGASRAYIWDAARVNLPGGKKSLAMSVYPVESAGNDAWGRATEYLKGSIEYFSAKWFVYPYPVAVNEAGIAGGMEYPGIVFDGITDKGKELFWVTAHEIGHNWFPMIVGSNERRFAWMDEGFNTFIDIGASDVFNKGEYAPKRDSEYAPAGGNPADEIIPIITDPNAPTIMTAADAISEKYRHPIAYFKPAFGLVLLREQILGKERFDYAFRNYIRNWAFKHPTPNDFFRSMDNGAGEDLSWFWKGWYYNNWKLDLAIIHAEYTDINDLKKGIRVTIANKEKMVMPCTVEVKYKDGSKQRMQLPVETWLQNKVTTFTFPSTSEVVCVDIDPDAALPDVNRVNNHWVMK from the coding sequence ATGAAAATACACCCTGCCAGCCTTTGGGCTGTTGTTACTTTATTGCTATTTACCGATACCGTTAATGCCCAAAGGAGACAAAAAGGGCCTAACAGTAACGATACTGTATCATCAGTTTATCAGCCATCCGATATATTCTCGCCCTTGTTCTATGCCGAACGGGGTAACGAGTACCATAGCGCAAACGGAGCGCCGGGCTCTAAGTACTGGCAAAACCGGGTAGACTATCAGATCAAAGCCAACCTGGACACCGTAAAAAAAGTGATCCGCGCAAGCGAAACCATCAATTATACCAACAATAGCCCCGATCAGCTTCGGTTTTTGTGGATCCAGTTAGATCAGAATACCTATCGTGCCGATGCCCGGTCTAACTTCCCTACGGGAGCCGCCGCCGCGCAACATACCAACGGTTACGAGTTTGAATCTGTCGAGATCATACAAAATGGCAAGGCCGAAAAGGTGCCCTATGTTTTAACCGACACCCGGATGCAGGTGCGTTTACCTAAAAGTATTTTGCCCAACGGCGGTAAAATAAGCGTGCTCATTAACTATCATTATGTTATTCCGGGCGCTTTTGGCGGCCGTACCGATTATGCCGATACTAAAAACGGAAAGATTTATGAGATAGCCCAGTGGTTCCCGCGGATGTGCGTGTATGATGATACCAGCGGCTGGGATACGTTGCCATTTTTAGGCAGCGGCGAGTTTTACCTGGAGTATGGCGATATTGATTACCAGGTTACCGTGCCCTGGGATATGATAGTAGCCGGATCTGGCGAATTGCTTAACCCGCAGGAGGTATTGACGCCCAAGCAGATAAGCCGCTTGCAGGCTGCCCGCAACAGCGATAAAACCATCATGATTATCAACCCGGACGAGGTAGCAAAACCCACCTCCAGACCGGTTAACCGGGGAACGCTTACCTGGCATTTTAAAATGAGCAATACCCGCGATGTAGCCTTTGGCGCATCACGCGCTTACATTTGGGATGCCGCGCGCGTAAACCTGCCCGGTGGTAAAAAATCGTTGGCTATGTCGGTTTACCCGGTTGAGAGTGCCGGTAACGATGCATGGGGCCGGGCTACCGAATACCTGAAAGGTTCTATAGAATATTTTTCGGCCAAGTGGTTTGTTTACCCTTACCCGGTGGCGGTTAATGAAGCCGGTATTGCAGGAGGCATGGAATACCCCGGGATTGTTTTTGACGGCATAACCGATAAGGGCAAGGAGTTGTTCTGGGTAACCGCCCACGAGATAGGACACAACTGGTTCCCGATGATTGTAGGATCAAACGAGCGCCGCTTTGCCTGGATGGACGAAGGCTTTAATACTTTTATTGATATTGGAGCCTCGGACGTGTTTAACAAAGGCGAATACGCGCCCAAACGCGATAGCGAATATGCTCCCGCAGGCGGTAACCCGGCTGATGAGATTATCCCCATCATTACCGATCCGAATGCACCTACCATCATGACGGCGGCCGACGCCATCAGCGAAAAATATCGCCATCCCATAGCCTATTTCAAACCCGCCTTTGGGTTGGTACTGTTGCGCGAACAAATTTTAGGTAAAGAAAGGTTTGACTATGCCTTCCGCAATTATATCCGCAACTGGGCCTTCAAACATCCTACCCCAAATGATTTTTTCCGGTCGATGGATAACGGGGCAGGGGAGGACCTATCGTGGTTTTGGAAAGGATGGTACTACAACAACTGGAAACTCGACCTTGCCATTATCCATGCCGAATACACCGACATCAACGACTTAAAAAAGGGAATCCGCGTTACCATAGCCAACAAAGAAAAAATGGTTATGCCCTGTACCGTAGAAGTGAAATACAAAGACGGTAGCAAGCAACGCATGCAACTCCCGGTAGAAACCTGGCTGCAAAATAAAGTCACCACGTTTACCTTCCCCTCAACAAGTGAAGTTGTCTGCGTAGATATTGACCCTGATGCGGCTTTGCCGGATGTGAACCGGGTGAATAATCATTGGGTGATGAAGTGA
- a CDS encoding carboxymuconolactone decarboxylase family protein, translating to MAYINLPNTQLPGIVGLFDFRKDTGKILADLAELLLRGPSTLTSGEREIIASSVSYWNDCHFCHTSHAAAAKAHLGAGMELFDQIKAGFPDVEISSKLKALLLIAQQVQKGTKHVLQSDVDFAKDCGADDLEIHDTVLIAAAFCMYNRYVDCLNTWAPEHNEEYVSMGERMAHVGYGKTIRATES from the coding sequence ATGGCTTACATCAACCTGCCAAATACGCAACTGCCCGGAATAGTAGGGTTATTCGATTTTAGGAAAGATACAGGCAAAATTCTTGCCGATCTTGCTGAACTTTTACTCCGTGGGCCGTCAACATTGACAAGCGGAGAGCGCGAGATAATTGCCTCATCTGTATCTTATTGGAATGATTGCCATTTTTGTCATACATCCCATGCGGCAGCTGCAAAAGCGCACCTCGGGGCAGGTATGGAGCTGTTCGACCAAATAAAGGCTGGGTTTCCAGATGTTGAAATTTCGTCGAAGTTAAAAGCCCTGTTACTGATTGCACAGCAAGTTCAGAAAGGTACTAAACATGTTTTGCAGTCGGATGTCGATTTTGCAAAAGATTGCGGGGCCGACGATTTGGAAATTCATGATACTGTATTGATTGCTGCTGCCTTTTGCATGTATAACCGTTATGTGGATTGCTTAAACACCTGGGCCCCGGAACACAATGAAGAATATGTCTCCATGGGGGAGCGAATGGCACACGTAGGTTACGGCAAAACGATCCGGGCAACAGAAAGTTAG
- a CDS encoding MutS-related protein has product MNFDIDRQTLNDLAIFPNNNSRQSVYELFNHTITIGGNQVLQDMFNNPLIDVAHIQERINVLLYIEEHNIQINLNRNDYDFAEFYLKKHYHARPFSVITQFIQKVIYAFKFNDDDYYVIQTGVKNILSIVDSLIKFTDTLHGDLPKKIQEFRSIILDTFQPEEFEWLQQLIKKRHRSATDMVKADHFFRQLANEQIKTLLKVAYHLDVYQSVSKSGKALGFTFPAVIETSTTALIIKGLFHPFIANAKSNDIEFSPDKNVCFVTGTNMAGKSSLLKSIGIAVYLSQLGFPVPAKSMVTSAFKGLITTINLADDLEQGHSHFYKEVLRVKHVAEKLNQSKNILVIFDELFRGTNVKDAYDASLAIITAFAEVRTSFFLVSTHIVEVAHELSSIQNINFRYMETIFEDTTPVNSYQLKEGITEERLGMWIVKNERILEIINNSLKA; this is encoded by the coding sequence ATGAATTTCGATATCGATAGGCAAACGTTAAATGATTTGGCAATATTTCCAAATAACAATTCCCGACAATCTGTATATGAACTTTTTAACCACACCATTACAATTGGTGGCAATCAAGTGTTGCAGGATATGTTCAACAATCCGCTTATCGATGTTGCTCACATACAGGAAAGAATAAATGTGCTTTTGTATATTGAAGAGCACAACATTCAAATTAACTTAAATAGGAACGACTATGATTTTGCAGAGTTTTATTTGAAAAAGCATTATCATGCCAGGCCATTTTCAGTTATAACCCAGTTCATACAAAAAGTTATATATGCATTCAAATTTAATGACGATGATTATTATGTAATTCAAACCGGTGTAAAAAATATTCTGTCGATAGTTGATAGCTTAATAAAATTCACTGATACACTACACGGCGATCTGCCTAAAAAAATACAGGAGTTCCGTTCAATTATTTTAGACACTTTCCAACCGGAAGAATTTGAATGGCTACAACAACTGATAAAGAAACGCCATCGTAGTGCAACCGATATGGTGAAAGCAGATCACTTTTTCAGGCAACTTGCCAATGAGCAGATAAAAACCTTGTTAAAGGTTGCTTATCATTTAGATGTTTATCAATCTGTTAGTAAAAGTGGTAAGGCCCTTGGTTTCACTTTTCCTGCAGTTATTGAAACCAGCACAACGGCATTAATTATCAAGGGCTTATTCCATCCGTTTATAGCCAATGCTAAAAGTAATGACATTGAATTTAGTCCCGACAAAAATGTTTGTTTTGTCACCGGTACTAATATGGCTGGGAAATCATCTCTGCTTAAATCAATTGGAATTGCTGTTTATTTATCTCAATTAGGTTTTCCGGTGCCTGCAAAAAGCATGGTAACCTCCGCATTTAAAGGCCTGATCACAACCATAAACTTAGCAGATGATCTGGAACAGGGACATAGTCACTTCTATAAGGAAGTATTACGGGTTAAGCATGTGGCTGAAAAATTAAATCAGTCAAAAAATATACTCGTCATTTTTGACGAACTGTTTAGAGGGACAAATGTTAAAGATGCGTATGATGCCTCTCTTGCGATAATCACCGCTTTTGCGGAAGTAAGAACTTCTTTCTTTTTAGTTTCGACGCATATCGTGGAGGTTGCCCATGAATTATCATCCATCCAAAACATTAATTTCCGTTATATGGAAACTATTTTTGAAGATACTACCCCAGTAAACAGCTATCAACTTAAAGAGGGCATTACAGAAGAGCGATTAGGAATGTGGATAGTGAAAAATGAACGTATCCTGGAAATAATAAATAACTCTTTAAAAGCGTAG